The Mytilus trossulus isolate FHL-02 unplaced genomic scaffold, PNRI_Mtr1.1.1.hap1 h1tg000398l__unscaffolded, whole genome shotgun sequence genome window below encodes:
- the LOC134702119 gene encoding potassium voltage-gated channel subfamily C member 3-like: MAIIHINVGGTLFHTKLSTLQRFPETLLGSITITSEFYNEENKYFYFDRNPELFNTILDYYRNGVIHLPTHLCGWLWKSELDFWRIPLTNISECCFQTYIKYEEKEATAAKLREIFAKKPIAMTHLLTPINKIRQKVWMLIDEPTSSTYARVFSIIYLIIVIVSATIPCLETHPNLRIHLYNDTQIYWFFLFNPDTWVNTDNPKEIMFTTTLEPSWLFELNVCIIVFFTLESLVRFMTCPSKCRFFLEWLNILDTFLNITMWSRFMVDMFANVDAVLEKKFESLMYFYSFCSAASVLRLLKFFRVAKQYNSLRVLFLAVKASVKELGLLLLTFLIVAWVFSNLIYYAELKEPDTFPNMLDGLWWAVVTMTTVGYGDMYPTGALGRIIGATCAMCGLLVIAMPIAVIAGNFDDLYKKNNERESYNEIQKEKGTERKQSVNSITAKDNKIVPFEKSKLDSNNKTFPSIER, encoded by the exons ATGGCGATTATCCACATTAACGTTGGTGGGACATTGTTTCACACGAAATTATCTACTCTTCAAAGATTTCCTGAAACATTGTTAGGATCTATAACAATTACATCAGAATTTtacaatgaagaaaataaatacttttactTTGATAGAAATCCAGAactttttaatacaatattggACTATTATAGAAACGGTGTTATCCATCTTCCAACACATTTGTGCGGATGGTTATGGAAGTCTGAATTGGATTTTTGGAGAATTCCTTTAACAAATATTTCGGAATGTTGTTTCCAAACTTACATCaaatatgaagaaaaagaaGCTACAGCTGCAAAACTAAGAGAAATATTTGCGAAAAAGCCAATAGCAATGACACACTTACTGACTCCAATAAATAAAATTCGACAGAAAGTGTGGATGTTAATCGACGAACCTACCTCATCTACATATGCTAGA GTGTTCAGCATCATATACCTAATAATAGTTATTGTGTCAGCAACTATACCATGCCTGGAAACACATCCAAACCTCCGGATACATCTGTACAATGATACACAGATATACTGGTTTTTCCTGTTCAATCCTGACACATGGGTCAATACTGATAATCCGAAAGAAATCATGTTTACCACTACGCTTGAACCGAGTTGGCTATTTGAATTAAACGTGTGTATTATCGTTTTCTTCACACTTGAATCTTTAGTACGGTTTATGACGTGTCCATCGAAATGCCGATTTTTCTTGGAATGGTTGAACATTCTAGATAcgtttttaaacataacaatgtGGTCACGCTTTATGGTTGATATGTTTGCGAACGTTGATGCTGTACTAgagaaaaagtttgaaagcttaATGTACTTTTACAGTTTTTGTTCTGCTGCTTCCGTATTGCGCTTACTTAAGTTTTTCAGAGTTGCGAAACAGTACAACAGTTTGCGAGTATTATTTTTGGCGGTAAAAGCAAGTGTCAAGGAATTGGGTTTACTTCTGCTGACGTTTCTAATAGTTGCTTgggtattttcaaatttgatttactATGCAGAACTTAAAGAACCAGATACATTTCCAAATATGTTGGATGGACTATGGTGGGCAGTGGTTACCATGACTACTGTAGGGTACGGTGATATGTACCCAACAGGAGCTTTGGGTCGCATTATTGGAGCCACGTGTGCTATGTGTGGATTACTTGTTATAGCTATGCCAATAGCTGTCATTGCTGGAAACTTTGATGATCTGTACAAGAAAAACAATGAACGAGAAAGCTATAACGAGATTCAAAAAGAGAAGGGAACAGAAAGAAAACAATCAGTTAATTCAATCACTGCCAAAGATAATAAAATAGTTCCGTTCGAGAAGTCAAAATTGGATagtaataataaaacatttccGTCCATAGAAAGGTGA